The Vigna unguiculata cultivar IT97K-499-35 chromosome 1, ASM411807v1, whole genome shotgun sequence nucleotide sequence ACTCTTCTACCTCGTTTCTACTATGAACCGAAGCCATTGTGTCAACGGTGGCTCAGCCGCGTCCGTAATGGAGGCGTTCTCATCGTGGTAACGTGTTCGTGGCGGTGCTCGTGGCTCGCGCGCAACAGCGATTGTCAGTGGTGGTTTGTGAATCTGCAGGGGTTGTGACAATGTTTGCTGATCTGGTTTTTTGATTTGCAGGTTTTGCAATCACAGATCTAGTTTGCGCAACCACTGATGGCGTTGTGTGAATGCGGGAGAGCGCTCTGTGTAGTGAGGTGCAGCACCAGCGGAGGCGACGCCGCGACGGTGGCTGCAAGATCGTGGTGGCAGCGACGGAGGAGGGTGGTGGCAGCGATGGTGGCAGGGAGAGAGACGAAAGAGCGACGCGACGGTGACGGGAGGTGCAACACAAAGAGGGTTCGCGTTCACGTTCACCTTCGCGTGGTTGCAGCGGTCGGAGGTGGCCGGAGGTGGTCGGAGACTTTGGTGGTAGAGGTTGCaacggagagagagagagatagagagagagagagagagagaggaaagaGTTGCAGATTCGCGGCGCGGGGAAGTAGAAGGGTTTGCGAAATtgaaaccctaaataaaccctatggcttcggttcctctaacaaccgaagcGATATACCCCTTTTTGGCATCGGGTCTtgttggaccgaggcctataacacTCTTTGTCACCGGTTTTGCgcgaaccgaggcctataactgtctttggcttcgggtgttagctgaaccgaggcataaaacttggctggaattgcaaaaatgccaccgcgccattatatgcttcggttcctggccaattgaggcatataaggcgaggtaaaaaggaAATTCTGCACTAGTTTCAACTGTTGCTTTTGAGTCTTCATTGAATAATGATGGCCGGATTCTTACTCCACATCGTAGTAGATTACTTCCAAATACTGTGGAGGGTAATGAAATTACTCCAacactggttatggaccaacatggaaggtaatgaaattaacacttttacttagatattttaattaagtgattgttagaaatttttaatgaacttcttatgttttcagactcttctagattaaaattggacaacatgaaactttatacaatgtagTAAGATGTGGACaatgatgaagttagtaatttctttaatatttcattcaaaaataaactacaatataaattgttattgagtttttatttgtttatttttcaggaatcaatcggagaaagtgggCTTGTTGATCCAAGCATTAACTAAAGAATTTCtcttgtgttgaacgtcattttatatttacttttataattatttggacttgtatgaacttgaatttatttgaactttatttaaaattgataacagtggtgtatttttattttatttgaatttatggttaaatatttgttttttaaaatatttttgtaaatacccgcaaGTACCCATGGTTATccgcaaataaaaaaaaaggcagGTACTCGCATAATAGATACCTGTACAAATATGAGGACGAGTACATGACGTatatttatccagcggataAGGAACGAAGGAGTTattacccgtaccctacccgctctGTTGACATCTCTACTTGAAAGTAAGGACTCCTGAATTCTTTAAGAACttggaaaattttaattttagtcgaaaaaatctcattttaaacattttctgaaatactttcttttattaaccgatttttatataatttaaaagaataaaaagaataatttttgtttgtttaggtcatctcaaaattataattaatgtgaaatgttttatttattctaattagaAAACTACATTCTATGTTttaagatataaatatttttaagagttaagagtgtaaataaaattatgagaggaaatgataacaataattagtccaataaagtaaaataagacaaaaatatatgtagaaaaaaatgtaccttctttttctctctgtctattaatatttcactaataaaaatcatcttaaaaaattaaaattatgaccATAAACAtttctaaaactaaaataagttACATATAAGAAgattaattctttaaatttagtttttaaagaataccttttttttttaaaatttaggactaaaatattctttttaaatttggaaattaataaatataagattaaaaacctaattaagaaaaaacattttaaaaacatagtgttaattttgtgatgttatttttttttaaatgacatggaaataaaaataaaacatttcaagTAGAAATACCATATTGATTTTCCAAATGTATGGATGCAGATCTGTAGAGAAAGGTTAAGACCCCACAAAGAGGTGACACGCAAGATATCTCTCTATCTTCTCATCCACCACTTCTCCAATTGGAAGCACACGCCAACACTCTATTTTCTCCATCATTCAACATTTTTTCAATGTTCATAGCCACACCACTCCACACCACTAACCTCGATCTGCATCCTTGTTTCTCCTGTTATCTCTTCTTGAGACCCCAAATGGCTTCTGCCAGTGCCACCACTCTCTTCTCCTCTAACCCCATGTTTCCCTCTGACTACCACTCTCTCTCCCCCTCTCCAACCATTCCTAAATCCTTCACCGGCCTCTGCAAGCCTTTCCATTCGAGGGTTCCCACTTCCATCCCCTTCTTCCATTGCAGAAGACCAAAGTTCTTTGTCACAGCTTCTGTGAGTGTTTCTGCCTCACCCTCTTCTTCAATGATGTCAAGTTtttgctttgtttttttttattatttatctggGGCTGCCTAATTGTGCCTGGTAATGCCCAAGTTTCGATTTTTCCTTATGAGTCATGCTTATTTTGTGCAATGAACGTATTGGTTGTTCTTGGCGATGTTGAGAAGGATTTTTGGATTTAGGTGTTAGTTACCCTTTATTGTTGATGTGTTCCTTTTCCTATGAATCAAAAtgggtgtttttgtttttccattGATGTGGGGTTGGTGactgtttttgttttgattgtGCAAAaactttttctgttttctcaaGGTGTGTAGTATCTAAGTAGAAATCGTTGGTAATCTTGCATGAAGGTCTTGGTGGCTATCAGCATGGGAAAGTTCTGTAATAGTTAGTATTTGGTTATcttttgattcaaaattttaattgaagatGTTATTTTGTTATTGGTTATGTTTTAGACAAAATTGTATCTTTTACTTCAAAAGCCCTGAAGTACtgagtgttttttattttatgggcatttaatatttgttgtttaagactttctcattttaaaatgcttgaCAAATCCCTTGCTTTAGGGTAATACCTATGGTCTCTAATGAATTGGAATTTTCTATGGTCCATTTGATTAGGATTTTAACTTGGACGAAGGGGAAAAGTCAAAATTTCGATGCACCTTTCATGCTTTTAGATAGCTTTTATTTGAAGTTTATTAATCCCTTTATACTCAAATATGTCGTGATTGAACAGCTTCTAAAACAATCAGGCTCTTAGTAAGGTTGTCtaacttgagtttatttaaaCCTGTGGAGGCTTGGTAAACTAAACAAGTAGTTTTACCTTgggtaaaataatattaaaaatatgtaatcatAGTATACATACAAACCATAGTAACAAATGATAGTACAATCGTTCTTAATGATCCAAGCTATGGACTCAAATTTCAGTTCATTTTTACTGCAAAAAACTAAAGGTTCTATTTTTAGTAACAGCAAATAATAAAACCTAATTAATTggcaaatacaaaataaaataaaagagaggaGGGTTGCTGGCCTTTGGGTTTGGGCATACAGGTTTCAGTTTTAATAATGTATGAAGGAAGTTAAGGGTTCAATGCATACCATCTCTAGCTTTCAGTTGCTTGCAGGTCAGAAAGGGTGTAATTGGTTCTTTTGCAGTTGCTGGCTTCCATTTGTGGCTGCTCAGTTCCGTTCTTTAGCTACTGAGATCCTGTTGTACGCTTTGCAGACATAGATCTGATTCATGGTTGGTGACTGGTCAGATGAATGACTGGTGTTGCTTCGTGGTTGATGGCAGCCATGGAGAAATGGTTGATGGCCAAGTAATACTCCAATGCAATCATGGGTCACAATTGGTGATGTGAACCCTCTTGGATCAAGATTTGAGTATCTCAAAACATGAATTTCTTTGGACAATTGTggtaagaaaagtgagaaattaaaatggaaaaatatgGGTTGAGCTAAGAAATGAAAGATAAACACCACAATCTCTAAACATTAATAAGTTGAGAAAGATTGACATTTGGAATTAAGAAATTCAAGGATAGAAGCAAAATTACTTCCTAAGAACCTATAGATATAGAATCCTCTCAATTGGAaaaattttcagtttaattCAATTGTCACCCCTCAAAATCTTACATAAGGTTCTTTGTAAGCTTAGAGGCAACAAGTAGTAAATGCCCACTCAGGCTCCACAAAGAAATAAATTCCCACCAACACTTATTTCTAGTAGAATTGACTCCGGTATCCCATTACCTATCATTATGGTTTGGGAAGCTGAAAAACACTAAAAAACTGTTCTTGACAGCcttaaaactcataaaatatttaaaaaaaaagaactagaaaaattacattaataatgAAGGGTAATAGGGCTTAAGCAATTATTTAGTTCAACTGCTTAAACTCTAACCACCAATGCTTTTTCTGTGTTATGTGAATTCGGTTTTGTCATAAAGTCTTCATCAACATGTAGAAAATAGCATTAGGTGATATATCTTCATGGGCATATCATGCAAATCAGTCCATCTTTATTATTCAAATTCTTCCAAGTGCAGTCTTTGGTAGATTCCATCAAATAGTCACTTGGGTTTTGGGTAACTTAGTTTTCAGAACGAAACCGAAAGGAAgcaaaacataaaaattcttattttttaggAGTTTTGAAGGATAATTTGCTTCACTTCTATGTACCCATGAACTTGTCCCTGAACTTGCAAGTTAATACAAGTTCTTCTGAGTTTGCAGCCAAGCAAATTTACTAGCATTCTTAGCCTTGGAATGGGGAATAGTTTTTCCAAAACTGTGAGTTTAACAGCCACATTCTTAGCCTTGGAATGGTGGTTGTTTTCTTTGTGCACTGTATTTTTAACatgcttttcttttctaaatttgttATAGAAAGTGGAACTTAATGATGGCATGACGATAGACAACAAATATAACTTTGGCCATAAGACTCAATTTATAGGGTAATAAAAATCTTGATCAAAGGTTCAGATAGGGCTTTGGTTCTCTAAATTTGCACTCTGCTTATTGAATTATGCAAATTCCGCGTATCCAAAATTACATTTAACAGCATGTTTAGGGcatatgaaatattttagttgttttttccGCTGTTTGCTTGATAATATGTGTTTGGAACAAcaactaaaatttgtaaataggTTTTCTTTGAGCACCCATTTGAGTGGAGAAACAAAGTTTTACACATGCTATTTTTCTGTTTGGTGTGCACTAATACACTtgggtttgtttgtttgtttgtttctcCTATAAGGCTGTAACATGCACATTAAATTCATTTTCTCAGCGAGAGAATGGAGTATTTGCTTGCATGTCAAATTGTTAAGATTACTGAATAAATTCATGTGCTTATGCTGTACCACAGGTAATAAAGTGGAGATGTCCAAAGCAAACCCTCCCTCCCAATTCAGATACTGGTTTCCAAAAGAAACTCCTCTATCTAGAATCCATTGGCATCGACTCTTTCTCACTAATTGAAAACCATCCAATGCTGATCACTACCTCTCTTACAGACATAAAATCGACTGTGGAATACATCACCTCCATGGATTTCACTGCGACCGAGTTCCGGCGTATGGTTGGCATGTGCCCTGAGATTCTGACCACCAATGTCTCCGACATAATACCTGTCTTCACCTTCCTTCATAGCGAGGTACACGTGTGTTGTTCAGACATTAAGCGGGTTATAAATCGCCGTCCCAGGTTGCTTGTCTGCAGTGTTAGTAAGAGACTTCGTCCTACCCTATACTTCCTCCAAAGTATTGGCATAGAAGAGGTAAACAAGCACACTGACTTGCTATCATGTAGTGTTGAAGAAAAGTTCATGCCCAGAGTTGATTACTTTGAGAATATTGGGTTTTCTCGCCGTGATGCAACTATAATGTTTCGCAGATTTCCTCAGCTGTTTTGTTatagtattaaaaataatttggagCCTAAATACAGTTACTTTGTGGTGGAGATGGGGAGAGATTTGAAGGAGCTGATAGAATTTCCACAATATTTCTCATTTAGCCTTGAGAATAGAATTAAGCCTAGGCATAAAAAGTGTGTAGAAATGGGGGTCTGTTTTCCTCTCCCTGCTTTGTTAAAAACAAAGGAAGTGAAATTTCAAAGTAGATTGGAAGTGTTTGTAAATTCTTCAACACCCTTGAAAACATCCCCTCTGTGGTGTGCTGGCTGTGATCTTTATGAAGTATAGAATAACAATTGCATTGTACATTTAATTGCTCTTGTGAATTTGTAAACTTAATTAGGTGCTTTATACTTCAGTTTGCTAATGTTTCTGGTACAAAATCACGGGCATCTTCTAAAAAGGCACATTTCTATGAGTTGGTAATACAATTGTTTCTTCAGACTGAAAAATTAAGACTAcgaattaaattgaaataactGTGTAAGttgatttcaaataataattactttagTTATTCTGGGTGATAGTAAATAACTATCTAAATTTAGTCACTTACtatggttttaattttaaattatttattaatatcatcATTTTAGTTACATTTTTTAGATGATGGACTGATACGACTATTGATTTACGctatcaagatttttttttttttcatatttttagtaTAGACATTAAAACTTTCCTCCAAGTTGGGGAGTCAAAATGACCGTGGGAATCTAAATTATTCCACATTCTCagatattatttctttatacTCCAAAAAAATCTGCACTTCCATTACATTTCGAAACGTAAAGATGAGATGCAAGCAAGTTCTTCTTTTTGGAATTGATAAAGGAATACCCCTTCTCGAACTTTCTTAATAGTGTTTCTTTCTGAATCTTacacaatttaatttgaaatgcATGGGAGGTGCTTAAGAAAATATAGGGTCCTAGAAGTTGAAACCCTTAAACAAGAGGTGATCACTTTATGCACCCCATTGTTTCCATACACACCATCATACATTTTTTCTAGTCCATGCTTAGAATGTGTAATTGTACCTCAATATCAAGTACTacattaattgttttatcaCTCTTACCGTTACTTCAGTATCGTggaatataaaaatgaattttgaattttggagcAAAATATCATATATGAAATGGATAAGATGTTTGACACGAATGAGTCTCATATAGTGGAATTTGAAGGAGATTGCATTCAATCTTTTTACAATAGGTGAGGTAAGccaaatttgttattatttgtgtaaaaaaaaaataacacatgacatatgtttatattgtaatatattGCTATAGGTATTTGGTACATGGGATGACTTAAATGAGTGAATAGAGAGTAGCATTCTGGAtaaaaaattgcatttttgatAAGATTCcataatctaaaatgtatttaaattttgaaatatacatTTTGAATTGTGCAATAAGAATgcacactactaaaaattctcatattacatgagatttttcttgtaaatttgttaaaaaaatttgtaagaaaaaacttttttctactattttttctattattttttctgctattttttctagGAATCTTAATTGGTAAGTAATTCTTTTGtaggtaattatttcctacaaaattataaattcgtaagtatttcctacaaaatttgttgaaaaaaatgttttatacaaaatattttgcaaaagaaTTAGCAGTAATTTtctacaactttttttttcataacaaaatttacaagtattttctacaaaaaaaaattaaaacaaaattaacaagaaatatgagtttttttagtcgTGGCAATGAATTTTACAATTTAGAATGTATTTACCTTTTGAAAAGTAAATTCTAAATTGTTCAATCTCAAAACTTTCTGGAATAACCAATATGTAATGAAATTTAACACAACAACAATGaatgaatttctttttgaaaacaaaCCCATGAAACGAAAACATCGATGCGATAGGGAAATGGGTAGCTAGGAAAGTTTCTAACAGTGACAATGAGTCCAAACAATGAGTATGGAATACAAGAAGTAGAGGATGGAGGAATGACTAAAATAATGTAAGAGGTGCACAATGACTAGTGGAAAAAGTatggagaagaagagaaaaaatagagTAAAGTGCGAAGAGAAAGTGTGATGAAGAAGGATGTCATATTTTGTTAgggagaaaaataagaaaaagcaCAACT carries:
- the LOC114173175 gene encoding transcription termination factor MTEF1, chloroplastic, whose product is MFIATPLHTTNLDLHPCFSCYLFLRPQMASASATTLFSSNPMFPSDYHSLSPSPTIPKSFTGLCKPFHSRVPTSIPFFHCRRPKFFVTASVIKWRCPKQTLPPNSDTGFQKKLLYLESIGIDSFSLIENHPMLITTSLTDIKSTVEYITSMDFTATEFRRMVGMCPEILTTNVSDIIPVFTFLHSEVHVCCSDIKRVINRRPRLLVCSVSKRLRPTLYFLQSIGIEEVNKHTDLLSCSVEEKFMPRVDYFENIGFSRRDATIMFRRFPQLFCYSIKNNLEPKYSYFVVEMGRDLKELIEFPQYFSFSLENRIKPRHKKCVEMGVCFPLPALLKTKEVKFQSRLEVFVNSSTPLKTSPLWCAGCDLYEV